One window from the genome of Deltaproteobacteria bacterium encodes:
- a CDS encoding ATP-binding protein produces the protein MATAEQVKALLKSYSQGDSEHFVSVALQIAAHEARTGKGKLAQELRNLVDDIKRRDAAGRIGGAVPIARPTGELAGLLAVTYPKPRLSEMVLSDKTCEQVERVLREYRQRDKLRAHGLSARRKLLLIGPPGCGKTMTASVLAGELKLPLFSVQLHGLITKFMGETAAKLHVVFEAMRQTRGVYFFDEFDAIGADRGTKNDVGEIRRVLNSFLQFLEQDDSESIIIAATNYVGMLDEALFRRFDDVIRYGRPADRQVDDLVRNRLAGLLVKRPDWAHICKAAAGLSHADIARACDNAAKDCILRGTKRINTAMLASVLGERRGSEHSEGAHDSRVG, from the coding sequence ATGGCAACGGCGGAACAGGTGAAGGCCCTCTTGAAGAGCTACTCGCAGGGCGACAGCGAGCACTTCGTCTCCGTTGCGCTCCAGATCGCCGCGCATGAGGCGCGTACCGGCAAGGGCAAGCTTGCACAGGAGCTCCGGAACCTCGTCGACGACATCAAGCGAAGAGATGCGGCGGGCAGGATTGGTGGAGCCGTGCCGATCGCGAGGCCGACGGGGGAACTGGCGGGCCTCCTGGCAGTGACCTATCCAAAGCCCCGCCTTTCGGAGATGGTCCTCAGCGACAAGACATGCGAGCAGGTCGAACGCGTCCTGCGCGAGTACCGCCAACGCGACAAACTGCGCGCACATGGCCTCTCCGCTCGTCGCAAGCTCTTGCTGATTGGACCGCCTGGCTGTGGCAAGACGATGACCGCATCTGTCTTGGCCGGCGAGCTGAAACTGCCGCTCTTCTCTGTGCAGCTCCACGGGCTGATCACCAAGTTCATGGGCGAGACGGCGGCCAAGCTGCACGTGGTGTTCGAGGCGATGAGACAGACGCGTGGCGTCTATTTCTTCGACGAGTTCGACGCCATCGGCGCCGATCGCGGCACCAAGAATGACGTCGGCGAAATCCGGCGCGTCCTCAATTCGTTCCTCCAGTTCCTGGAGCAAGATGACTCCGAGAGTATCATCATCGCCGCAACCAACTACGTCGGCATGCTCGATGAGGCGCTGTTTCGGCGCTTTGACGACGTCATCCGCTACGGGCGACCTGCAGACCGCCAGGTTGACGATCTCGTGCGCAACCGGCTCGCGGGGCTTCTCGTGAAACGACCCGACTGGGCACACATTTGCAAAGCCGCGGCTGGTCTGAGCCACGCTGATATTGCCCGCGCCTGTGACAACGCGGCCAAGGACTGCATCCTTCGCGGGACAAAGCGCATCAACACGGCGATGCTTGCCTCGGTTCTCGGCGAACGTCGCGGTTCGGAGCACTCTGAGGGCGCTCACGATTCGCGCGTCGGCTGA
- a CDS encoding DUF1016 family protein — protein sequence MPRKPAKVKTSEHGLNFTALVEAVRQVHERSAATAARAVNVSLTLRNWLIGRHICEYEQRGADRAEYGDRLLERLAEALRRRDADMSARSLRLYRQFYLVYPEIWQSAIAKSSGSHLSEPIWRSLIAKSSTSGLFREPTTPKSKTSRRLGIDGRLLIARLSFTHLAELIAIDDPLKRAFYEVECIRGNWSVRALKRQIATLYFERSGLSTNKEDLAALTHGAAEEAEPKLAIRDPYVFEFLGLRPKEAVSESDLEDALLDKLQDFLLELGHGFCFEARQKSIVIGKTRGFVDLVFYHRVLKCHVLIELKVDEFRHEHLGQLNTYVTWCRRHMMAEHDNPPVGLLLCTQKDHALVEYALAGMDSGLFVSKYQLELPSKEDLRRFLEEKRREMNDRG from the coding sequence ATGCCGCGAAAACCCGCCAAGGTGAAGACATCCGAGCATGGCCTGAACTTCACCGCCCTGGTCGAAGCGGTCCGGCAGGTGCACGAGCGAAGCGCCGCCACAGCTGCTCGTGCGGTGAATGTGAGCCTCACCCTGCGTAACTGGCTCATCGGGCGGCACATCTGCGAGTACGAGCAGCGCGGTGCTGACCGCGCCGAGTACGGCGACCGTCTGCTGGAGCGGTTGGCCGAGGCGTTGCGCCGGAGGGACGCGGACATGTCCGCCCGATCACTCCGGCTCTACCGCCAGTTTTACCTCGTCTATCCCGAGATTTGGCAATCGGCGATTGCCAAGTCCTCAGGCAGCCACTTGTCGGAACCGATTTGGCGGTCACTGATTGCCAAATCCAGCACAAGCGGTCTTTTCCGGGAACCGACGACTCCCAAATCAAAGACATCCCGACGACTGGGGATTGATGGGCGCCTGCTCATCGCTCGGCTTTCGTTCACCCATCTGGCTGAACTCATTGCCATCGACGACCCACTCAAACGCGCCTTCTACGAGGTGGAATGCATTCGCGGCAACTGGTCGGTGCGGGCGCTCAAGCGCCAGATCGCGACCCTGTACTTCGAGCGCTCGGGGCTCTCCACCAACAAGGAAGACCTTGCGGCGCTGACCCACGGCGCCGCCGAAGAGGCCGAGCCGAAACTCGCTATTCGTGACCCCTATGTTTTCGAGTTCCTCGGCCTTCGGCCAAAGGAGGCGGTCAGCGAATCCGACCTGGAGGATGCCCTGCTCGACAAGCTGCAGGACTTTCTCCTGGAACTGGGCCACGGCTTCTGTTTCGAGGCGCGACAGAAGAGCATCGTCATCGGCAAGACGCGCGGCTTTGTGGACCTCGTCTTCTATCACCGCGTTCTCAAGTGCCATGTGCTCATCGAGCTGAAGGTCGACGAGTTTCGCCACGAACACCTTGGCCAGCTCAACACCTACGTCACCTGGTGTCGGCGGCACATGATGGCCGAACACGACAACCCGCCGGTGGGCCTGCTGCTCTGCACGCAGAAGGACCATGCTCTGGTGGAGTACGCGCTCGCCGGCATGGACAGCGGCCTGTTCGTCTCCAAGTACCAGCTCGAACTGCCGAGCAAGGAAGACCTGAGGCGTTTCCTGGAGGAAAAGCGCCGGGAGATGAACGACCGTGGATAA
- a CDS encoding DNA-processing protein DprA, whose product MDKHCLARGGDLYPDILCTRLGEDAPATLTAIGSLAHLAQRKTALFCSARTPGHIILAAYDQAARWRDAGRCVISGFHSPVEKECLRILLRGRQPVIICLARGVEGMRLPAEWKAAMADNRLLVLSPFPASERRVTKSLATDRNRLVAALADEVVFGHITPGGHLDELRWLIVSWRVPQRVLSDGAELPS is encoded by the coding sequence GTGGATAAACATTGCCTTGCCCGAGGGGGGGATCTCTATCCGGACATCTTGTGTACCCGCCTTGGAGAAGACGCACCAGCAACGCTCACGGCAATCGGCTCCCTGGCACATCTCGCCCAACGCAAGACAGCGCTCTTCTGCTCCGCGCGCACCCCCGGCCACATCATCCTCGCCGCCTACGACCAGGCCGCGCGCTGGCGCGACGCGGGCCGCTGCGTCATCAGCGGCTTCCATTCCCCGGTGGAGAAAGAATGCCTGCGCATTCTCCTGCGCGGCCGGCAACCCGTCATCATCTGCCTCGCTCGCGGAGTGGAGGGTATGCGCCTGCCGGCCGAATGGAAAGCGGCGATGGCGGACAACCGATTGCTGGTCCTGTCGCCGTTCCCCGCATCGGAACGACGGGTGACCAAGAGCCTGGCCACGGACCGCAATCGACTCGTGGCTGCTCTAGCCGATGAGGTCGTGTTCGGCCATATCACACCGGGCGGCCACCTGGATGAATTGAGGTGGCTCATTGTTAGCTGGCGAGTTCCCCAGCGCGTGCTCTCGGATGGAGCCGAGCTACCGTCATGA
- a CDS encoding DUF4258 domain-containing protein, translating to MTYTLTAHAKRVLAEREIRLDWLERTLNDPVLRRPDPDDTSIERLYRPIPEFGGRVLRVAVNSTVAPARVVSVFFDRSMRGKL from the coding sequence ATGACCTACACGTTGACGGCGCATGCGAAGAGGGTGCTGGCGGAGAGGGAGATCCGGCTCGATTGGCTCGAACGCACACTGAACGATCCGGTGTTGCGCCGACCCGATCCGGACGATACTTCGATCGAGCGTCTCTATCGCCCGATCCCTGAGTTCGGTGGGCGGGTGTTGCGCGTGGCGGTGAACTCCACGGTTGCACCGGCCCGCGTCGTGAGCGTATTCTTTGACCGGAGCATGAGAGGCAAACTATGA
- a CDS encoding DUF2283 domain-containing protein produces MRLHVDQEADALYLRLDDSPIVESEEVSPGVVLDFNADNQVVGVEILRLSQRAPGLDAGKLVFETARATAAQ; encoded by the coding sequence ATGAGACTCCACGTGGACCAGGAAGCCGATGCGCTGTACCTGCGCTTGGACGACTCGCCAATCGTCGAATCCGAGGAGGTCTCCCCAGGTGTGGTGTTGGACTTCAACGCCGACAATCAGGTCGTGGGCGTCGAGATTCTGCGCCTCTCCCAACGCGCCCCCGGGCTGGATGCGGGCAAGTTGGTGTTCGAGACGGCGCGAGCGACCGCGGCGCAGTAA
- a CDS encoding DNA-processing protein DprA, giving the protein MRERLGADAPAELRLVGNLDGLDLPKTALFCSASSPGHTILAAYDQAARWRDEGRCVISGFHSPVEKECLRILLRGRQPVIVCLARGLQGMRLPAEWKQPLADNRLLILSQFPAAARRVTKDLATDRNRLVAALADEVVFAHVAPGGQVDELKQLVTRWGIPYQTVVG; this is encoded by the coding sequence TTGCGAGAGCGCCTGGGTGCAGACGCGCCCGCGGAGCTGAGGTTGGTGGGCAACCTCGACGGGCTGGACCTGCCGAAGACAGCGCTCTTCTGCTCCGCGAGCAGTCCGGGTCACACCATCCTCGCCGCCTACGACCAGGCCGCACGCTGGCGCGACGAGGGCCGTTGCGTCATCAGCGGCTTCCATTCCCCGGTGGAGAAAGAATGCCTGCGCATTCTCCTGCGCGGTCGACAACCCGTCATCGTCTGCCTCGCTCGCGGATTGCAAGGCATGCGCCTGCCGGCCGAATGGAAGCAGCCGCTGGCGGACAATCGGTTGCTCATCTTGTCGCAGTTCCCCGCCGCGGCGCGACGGGTCACCAAGGACCTCGCCACCGACCGCAATCGCCTCGTGGCGGCGCTGGCGGACGAGGTCGTGTTCGCGCACGTCGCCCCGGGAGGGCAGGTTGATGAATTGAAGCAGCTCGTCACGCGCTGGGGCATCCCGTACCAAACGGTCGTAGGATGA
- a CDS encoding ATP-binding protein → MRAFAPLIGVNDDATVIGLQYDYQAVHKKSRDGYELFLHDLLLNNVGKDLTPQLGITFHSLDGKDLCLVAIQPSPRPVFIKEGQFEHLYLRNGNSTRLLTTKEAIDYCKTRWRSG, encoded by the coding sequence GTGCGCGCATTCGCGCCTCTGATCGGCGTCAACGACGACGCCACGGTCATCGGCCTGCAGTACGATTACCAGGCCGTCCACAAGAAGAGCCGCGACGGCTACGAGCTGTTCCTCCATGACCTGTTGCTCAACAACGTCGGCAAAGACCTTACCCCGCAGCTCGGAATCACGTTCCACTCGCTCGACGGCAAAGACCTCTGCCTCGTCGCCATCCAACCCAGCCCGCGCCCGGTGTTCATCAAGGAGGGCCAGTTCGAGCACCTCTACCTCCGCAACGGCAATTCGACGCGGTTGTTGACGACGAAGGAAGCGATCGACTACTGCAAGACGCGGTGGAGGTCGGGGTGA
- a CDS encoding DUF4926 domain-containing protein, which produces MIREHERVVLTTPAPNEGLEPGDVGTVVHVYRDGEAYEVEFVALDGHTAAVVTLEASQVRPVSHREITHAREFSAASS; this is translated from the coding sequence ATGATTCGCGAACACGAACGCGTAGTGCTCACAACCCCAGCCCCTAACGAAGGGCTCGAACCTGGTGACGTTGGAACCGTGGTGCACGTATACAGGGACGGCGAGGCATATGAGGTGGAGTTCGTTGCCCTCGACGGGCACACCGCGGCGGTGGTTACCCTTGAGGCATCGCAAGTTCGGCCGGTCTCGCATCGGGAGATCACCCACGCTCGCGAATTCTCGGCAGCTAGCTCGTGA